In Cottoperca gobio unplaced genomic scaffold, fCotGob3.1 fCotGob3_292arrow_ctg1, whole genome shotgun sequence, the genomic stretch TCTGGGCGTGTCTTCCTATATAACGTTTTGGTGGATGGTAAATATTTAACAAGTGTTTAACTGTTACTGGTATTTACAGTTAAGAACCCAATCATTTATACTGGtgtattcattttctttgtttatctttttttcttgtttgcttaatcaacatttaaagtaaattattACAAAATTCTGTGAAAGCGGTATGATTAAAACATCTCAGCTATGGTACGGTGGAAATGTGGATATGAAGCCAAATTTAATGGCTAAAGTCATGTTCTTGATAGAAACATTGACTTCACCCTATACTAATTTATTTTGGAATTTATTGATCTGAAACTTAAGCCCAACTAAATggttatttaatatgtatttggTATGGTTCACTTGAGTTTTACAAAGTTACTGGAAAAACGATGTTTGTAACTGTTCATCTTCACCCGAAGCAAAGTGACTGCAGGCAGTTTGGATGTCCATCCCACAGAGAAGGCCCTTGTGGTCCACTATGAGGTGGAAGCCTCTATACTGGGAGAGGGTGGAGGTCACATGCTGGGCGAACGAAAGGAGGGACAAAAAATGTGAGTACACTCTTGATTTTCTACATGGAACTCTTATTCTTTCCTATGACCTCTGGGGCTATTTTTCCATCTCTTCTTATTTCTCTACTTGACTTGAAATGGAATGATACATCAGATGTGTTTAATCAATAACATGCTAGTTATGCAGCTTCATTATAGGTTTTGCAATGGCCTTACATTTGGTTAAAAACCTGAAAAAATGAAGTCAACCAGTCTTTATCTGTCAtccttctctttgtcctccctCCAGTATCCGAGTGAAAAGTCTGTCTCCTAGTACAGATGTAGGGGCTTTGGCCAAGAAAGTGGTGGAGGAGTGTAAACTCATCCCTCCTTCCCGCTTGCCCCAGGTGGAGCAGCTCCTCTACTATTTGCAAAACAGGAAATCATCCCCCGTGGAGGGCAAAAGTCAGTCATGTTACCGTTGTTCCCGACCTTGCTGTAGAGTCTAAACATCTACAGCCATCAAAATGCGATCACAATCTTAAACTCATCTAGCTGGCACCATACTGTGGCCTGATTATCAACCTTATACATTGTTcattgattttaatgttttttttattcatcactGGAACTCCTATTAGCAGATGCCCCATTGAATGCTTTTCTTTCTATGGCCTACAAAACATCACAGTATGCAAGCATAAACATTGCTTAACACTGACATTCCAATGTAAAGAAAGTTGGGCagcaatcatttaaaaaacattaaacatgtaaaGACACAGAGGCATATGTTCAATCAGTGTGTACCGGTACATTGATTAGTCATATAGATCCTGTTACATATATATTGTTGAATACACGATGAGATGATTCTATGTACATGTACGGTTTCTCATACAGTTATAAACCATACCAAGAATGAATCAATCTTTTCAAGTTTTAAAGGATATTCTGTAATGTTTTTATGGTtggctgtttgtgtgtcatcagtggagaagaaagagaaaagaactGTGAAACCTCGAGAGCTGACACCGTTTGAAGGAATGGAGGTAACAACTTTAAACACCTGTCTTGTTCTCTCAGCCTTTCAGTTTGATCTCAGTTCTCAGACAACATtctctaaatgttattttatttatgttatattatatattatatcatcacCATTCTTCAGCACTCTAAACTGATTAGCAGCAACACCAAATTTGAGGCCTCtgtataatgcaataatgtatgAATTTCCTCTAATTcattcatgtttatttaatctATTTACAATTTGGCTGGAGAAAGACTAAAAGCTTTAAAGTCTCATGTTTATTGATCTCTGGAAGAGTGTCATGCCTTGTTGTTAGTCAGTAACCGTGTgagtctgtgttttctgtttatctgtgtagttaAATGAGGAAGCCGGTATAACCAGGGTGGATGAGTATATTGAACTGCTCTATGAGGGCATCCCAGAGAAGATCCGAGGCTCTGCTCTCATTCTGCAGCTCGCCCGCAACCCTGATAACCTGGAGGAGCTGCTTCACAACGGTTAGTGTCATTCCACTTGCTAATACTGATATCTAGCAAAGTAGCTCATATACATTTACATGAATACTTACTTTACTTAACAGCTAAAGATGTGGTATAATCACACCTGTGGTCTGGTTTAACACGTAGCCGGTAACAGTCTGCTGTTACCTCACATGAAAACTGTTTGTGTAGAGGCAGCCCTAGGTGCTCTGGCCAGAGTGTTGAgggaagactggaaacagagtgTAGAGCTTGCTACCATCATCATTTAcatcttcttctgcttctccaggtaacacacacaaacacaatggcACACATTTCTTTCGTTTGTCGATCTGTTctacttatttttaaataatgtgtctcttctcctctcctgcagtTTCTCCCAGTTTCACGGAGTGGTGAGTCATTATAAAATAGGCGCGTTGTGTATGAGCGTGGTGGAACATGAGCTGAAGAGACATGATATGTGGCGTGAGGAGCTACGCAAGAAAAACAAGGCTTATATCCTTTTATCTGCTGTCATCTGCTTATTGCATTTGAGCTGGGtgggggtgggtgtgtgtgtgtgtgtgtgtgtgtgtgtgagtgtgtgtgtaacatgtgtTCCTTAACACTCATTTGTGTACGTGAGTCAGCACCAGAGAACGGCTCTCTAAGAAGAGATCAGGACAAAGCTGTGAGAAAATACCACGGCCTTCTGTCTAAACAGGAACAGCTGCTCAGAGGTAGACTGGCCTTTTAACACTCgaataacatgtttttgtcaTACAGTAGCAATTACACACAAAGtagtgtttttctttgctgtgttgACATTGTGGTGAATTGTGTTAAATCCAAATTAAGATCAGAAAAAATTGCATTTCTTGTCACATCCCAgcaatttgtatttaaaagtagTACATTATTCTTTCTCACCCATATGTACCACTTTGTGGAGTAGTGCTAAATCATTACCACATTATCTTCACCAGTGTGAAAGCAGCATTAGTTCACAGTAATGTTTGACTCTAAGCATTGCTCCTATTCATAGCATGAAACCTAAAACACACGTTTCTGAATGAAAAATatgaatgcatttttttttttaattgttatgcTACTAGAAATAAGAAGTTGCTTATAACTTCTCAAatgttctctttctccttccggttctcatttcttcctctctttctatcCCTTTCTCCCAGTGTCTCTTTACCTCCTGTTGAACCTTGCCGAGGACACGAGGACGGAGCTGAAGATgaggaataaaaacattgtcTGTCTGCTCGTCAAAGTTCTGGAACGAGATGATGAAGAGCTGCTGGTCCTGGTGGTTTCATTCCTCAAAAAACTGTCCATCTTCCTGGAGAACAAGAATGACATGGCAAGTGAAGGAGATGTTTTTAAGAATTCATCCTGTCAGCCCAGATTAATGAAAATATCAtcctatgtatttatttacactgAGACTAAGCGATGTTCAGTCATTGTCAAAAGTGTCACAGTTGCGTTATTTTCTGAGTAGATGTGATACAGAACCTAATGTAGTCTGTGATGACAGACCCTCTCATTCAGATGTTTGTGATTTGCAGGCTGAGGTGGATACTGTAGAACGATTGGCTCGTCTGGTTCCGTGTGACCATGAAGACCTGCTAAACCTGACTCTGCGTTTGCTGCTCAACCTCTCCTTTGACTCTGGACTCAGAGCCAAGATGGTGGAAGTTGGACTGTTACCTAAATTGACTGCCTTGTTGGGTAACAGTACACACTAATATAGTAGCATGCAATATATACTGTCTATATtgaatgtacagtacattaggATTAGGAACTACCTCTACAGAGCCCATAATGTTAAGGGAATAGTTCCTAGTTCATTCTTATCTATAGTAAGTATTTTACCTACAGTAGATTGTTGTCGACATGCCCActgttggagaaacagacaggagttactGCAGAGGAGCAAAGCAATGAACTGCTGTGGACCGGGGCAgcaggaaaacatattttagccaccaAAACAAAGGGACATCTAAAAAAATTGCtatacgctatatttagaatattttcagcACTTAATCTTGCTGTGAAACAGTCCTTtccgacggggaactgaagccgttatatccatctatgctgtcgccaaagccaccagactcaaTGTACAGTAATATTACATCGCAGATCATGGGAGTTGCTGGTGGCTTGGGCAGGAGCAAACCTGTAGATAATTGCTTCAGTTCCCTGTtggaaacacagactgtacaacTCAACAGTCTCACAGCAAGgtaaagctgtgaaaatattatGTATAAAGAACACTTAAAGTTATTTGGATTTTCATTGGTGGACCTTTCTTTTAGGTGCTgcccctgtccacagcagtacatcgcTTAGAAAAACTAACTTATATTCTGCAAGTCCAGTGGGACAAGGAATGAGTATACAAATATCTTGACGGATGTTCGCGTATGTTTGTTGTCATGCAGGTGATGAGAACAGCCGTCAGGTAGCCATGCGTATCCTGTATCACATCAGCATCGACGACCGCTTTAAGGGAATGTTTGTTTACACTGACTGCATACCTCAGGTACAATTTATAATCTACTGAAAGACACTTTAAACTAACCTAAAGAATATGAAATGTTAACGTCAACATTAATACAGGCTTTGATAGTTTCAAAGTCACAGTGAAAttttatgtgtctttgtgtctgtatctAGCTAATGCAAATGCTGTATGAGCACGGTGAGGAGGAAACCGAAGCTGAGCTCCTCTCCATCTGCATCAACCTGGCTGCTAACAAGAGGAACGCACAACTGATGTGTGAAGGTATATTTATCTGAGCTGCTTTTTATGACCACATAACACATTGATCTTCACTATTTCTTACATGATTTTttacattgataggacaaagtcaataggagagccactttcttttccagtcataaaaagcatgtctgcttattaatctgtcatcccacccaaaacatacaacatgcaatgtagtcaaccaataaattaattaaaagcaggattatcttaataattataattacttaattaccttaaaacaatatttctgctgaagacaaaaagcagtgtttcacaatttctgagtctgaaaaggttttctttttttgcccgagccaaaatccatgcgatctcaaaagatgcctcagttaatcgttcagctgtattagttgtcatgtgtatgagcctttgttgtccagaaagagaagaagaaagctgctctattttagttttttcctaATTTCCCTTCCAGAtgcgtaaatttcgttgaattttggatgtgtcgtttggaaatgcggctccaaatgacttcgcttgaaaacagagcgggtctgtttgtatattaagcacaaagggttcgactcgtggaggacaaataaaaactcctctgtaCACTTTTCTTGAATATTCCTATGCTcttcttgtatggctcgtagccaagctaacgcgagtatgaagtgccaggttggtcgtagtatcctccaatttaaatgttcaaatttagcgattataaatgattttttagcaaatgtccatattcgtaagaatgcttatgataacatatttttaattaccGTACGTTTATTTTTTCTATACTAgaccaccatgtatctacccgttcaagagcacattcaccattgtagtgctgatattatttctatatatatatatatatatatatatatatatatatatatatatatatagatatatatatatatatatatatatatatatatatagatatatatatagatatatattatatataatataatatatatatatatatatatatatttctagaTCTGTTTAAGACTCACGGTTAAGCGTGGTGtggtacgttgatataaggtaaggtataagtagtattcgatTAAAGCCATGTATGTGCGTAAGTTATTCAAAGCCtcctgtgttacgctggtgtacgtagatataaggtaggTTAAGTAGTTCTCAttagagctcactgtgttagcgttgtgtacgtagatataaggtaaggtataagtagtagtCTTAAAGCTCACTGATGTTACGTGGTGTAcgtgatataaggtaaggtctAAGTAGTATGCTTAACGAgactcactgtgttacgctggtgtaacGTTAGATATCAGTACAGGTCAAAGATATCTCATTAGAGACTCACTGTGTGTTACGctgtgtacgtagatataaggtaaggtaataagtagtattcattaagagctcactgtgttacgctggtgtacgttgatatatatgtaaggtataagtagtattcattaagagctcacgtGTACGcttggtgtacgtagatataggGTAAGGATATAAGTAGTTATTcagttaagagctcactgtgttacgctggtgtacgtagatataagtaAGGTATAAGTATATTCATTAAGAGCTTCACTGTGTTACGGCTGgttgtacgtagatataaggtaaggtataagtagtatttcaTTTAAGAGCTCACTTAGGTTACGCTGGATGTACGTAGATATCAGGTAGGTAATAAgtgtattcattaagagctcactgttacGACTGGTGTACGTGATAtaaaggtaaggtataagtagtattcctTAGAGcatcactgtgttacgctggtgtacgttagatataaggtaaggtataagtagctattcattaagagctcacgtGTGACCTGGGGGGTACTTATATAGTTAAGGTAGAGTATTAAATTCAGTAGAtactcactgtgttacgctggtttacgttgattaATTAGGTATAGTAGTATtccattaagagctcactgtgttacgctgggtgtacgttgatataaggtaaggtataagtagtattcattaagagctcactgtgttacgctgtgtacgtagatataaggtaaggtataagtagtattcattaagagctcactgtgtacgctggtgtacgttgatataaggtaaggtataagtagtattcagttaagagctcactgtgttacgctggtgtacgtagatataaggtaaggtataagtagtattcattaagagctcactgtgttacgctggtgtacgttgatataaggtaaggtataagtagtattcattaagagctcactgtttacgctggtgtacgttagatataaggtaaggtataagtagtattcattaagagctcactagTTACGctgtgtacgtagatataaggttaAGGTATATAGTAGTATTCATTACGAGCTCATTTGTTACGCTGGTGTATACGTTGATAAAGGTAAGATAtaaagtagtattcattaagagctcactgtgttacgctggtggtgtacgtagatataaggtaaggtaataagtagtattcattgaagagctcactgtgtacgctggtgtacgtagatatttttttacaaaagggTTAACGGTATAGTAAGTCTAATTCATTCAGAGCCCTACTGTGTTCACGCTGgttgtacgttgatataaggtaaggtataagtagtattacattaagagctcactgtgttacgctggttgTACGTTGATattaaggtaaggtataagtagtatttccTTAAGAAGCTCCACGTgtttacgctggtgtacgtagatataaggtaaggtaatAAGTTAGTATTCATTTAAGAGCTCCCTGTgtttacgctggtgtacgtaggaTATAAGGGTAagggtataagtagtattcattaagagctcactgtgttacgctggttgTACGTAgaataaggtaa encodes the following:
- the LOC115005282 gene encoding kinesin-associated protein 3-like, producing MQDDARYLKRKVTAGSLDVHPTEKALVVHYEVEASILGEGGGHMLGERKEGQKIIRVKSLSPSTDVGALAKKVVEECKLIPPSRLPQVEQLLYYLQNRKSSPVEGKMEKKEKRTVKPRELTPFEGMELNEEAGITRVDEYIELLYEGIPEKIRGSALILQLARNPDNLEELLHNEAALGALARVLREDWKQSVELATIIIYIFFCFSSFSQFHGVVSHYKIGALCMSVVEHELKRHDMWREELRKKNKACESAPENGSLRRDQDKAVRKYHGLLSKQEQLLRVSLYLLLNLAEDTRTELKMRNKNIVCLLVKVLERDDEELLVLVVSFLKKLSIFLENKNDMAEVDTVERLARLVPCDHEDLLNLTLRLLLNLSFDSGLRAKMVEVGLLPKLTALLGDENSRQVAMRILYHISIDDRFKGMFVYTDCIPQLMQMLYEHGEEETEAELLSICINLAANKRNAQLMCEGIFI